One window of Candidatus Omnitrophota bacterium genomic DNA carries:
- the lepB gene encoding signal peptidase I — translation MAEEKGKVNSQFKDSFKEWTESIIIAFVLAMVVRTFVIQAFKIPTGSMEPTLKPRDRILVNKFIYRFKEPERGDVVVFRYPLDPKRDFIKRLIAKPREVVKIENGYIYINGEKIDSHPVIKRIYYYNRGSMGNGPLGIKVPEASYFVLGDNSAFSQDSRYWGFVPRKYILGKAILIYWPLHRIGLIR, via the coding sequence ATGGCTGAAGAAAAAGGAAAAGTAAATTCGCAATTTAAGGATTCGTTTAAGGAATGGACGGAATCTATTATCATTGCCTTTGTTCTGGCAATGGTAGTAAGGACTTTTGTTATCCAGGCATTTAAGATCCCTACGGGTTCAATGGAGCCGACTCTAAAGCCCCGTGATAGAATCTTGGTAAATAAGTTTATCTATCGTTTTAAAGAACCAGAAAGGGGAGATGTGGTTGTTTTCCGCTATCCTTTAGACCCTAAAAGAGATTTTATAAAAAGACTGATTGCTAAACCTAGGGAGGTAGTAAAGATTGAGAATGGGTATATCTATATAAATGGAGAGAAAATTGATTCGCATCCAGTGATAAAAAGGATTTATTATTATAATCGGGGCTCAATGGGGAACGGTCCATTAGGAATAAAGGTTCCAGAAGCATCTTATTTCGTATTGGGTGATAACTCTGCTTTTTCTCAAGACAGCCGCTACTGGGGATTTGTTCCCCGGAAGTATATTTTAGGGAAAGCAATATTGATTTATTGGCCTCTTCATCGTATTGGATTAATCAGATAA
- the pgsA gene encoding CDP-diacylglycerol--glycerol-3-phosphate 3-phosphatidyltransferase, translated as MNLANRLSLFRIILIPLFVAIVLYHTPQKDYLRNFAAFIFILSIISDFLDGYIARRSKQITRMGALLDPVADKLLINTAFILLFTRKGLSASFEIPFLIPLVVLSRDLLLVVGSLLFYLTQGKLEIKPTILGKFSTFFQTITIIAIIMHLSFTPFLWYATGFFTIASGIDYIWRGGKWIFQESSSSVSLKTSK; from the coding sequence ATGAACTTAGCTAATCGTTTGTCTCTTTTTCGAATTATTCTTATTCCTCTCTTTGTGGCAATAGTTCTCTATCACACGCCGCAAAAGGATTATTTACGCAATTTTGCGGCGTTTATTTTTATTTTGTCAATTATTTCTGATTTTTTAGATGGTTATATTGCCCGAAGGAGCAAACAGATTACTCGGATGGGAGCTCTGCTTGATCCGGTAGCAGATAAGTTACTTATTAATACTGCTTTTATTCTTCTTTTTACGCGTAAGGGGCTTTCGGCGAGTTTTGAGATACCGTTTTTGATACCCCTTGTAGTCTTGAGTCGTGATTTACTTTTGGTGGTAGGTTCTTTGTTGTTTTATCTCACCCAAGGTAAGTTAGAAATTAAACCTACTATTTTAGGAAAATTTAGCACTTTTTTTCAAACTATTACGATTATTGCCATAATTATGCATCTTAGTTTTACTCCCTTTCTTTGGTATGCTACTGGTTTTTTCACTATTGCGTCGGGGATTGATTATATCTGGAGAGGGGGTAAATGGATATTTCAGGAGAGTAGTTCTTCGGTATCGCTTAAGACAAGCAAATAG
- a CDS encoding YMGG-like glycine zipper-containing protein, translated as MKYLGILVLLSLVLLGCTTTQKGAGVGAAVGAGVGAIIGHQSGKTAEGAAIGAAVGGLGGALVGDAMAVKFCPVCGTEYPQDVKYCPKDGVELKLKQ; from the coding sequence ATGAAGTACTTAGGGATTTTGGTTCTTTTAAGTTTAGTTCTCCTTGGGTGCACTACCACTCAAAAGGGAGCAGGAGTAGGCGCAGCGGTAGGAGCAGGCGTAGGAGCGATTATTGGACATCAGAGTGGAAAGACTGCTGAAGGAGCGGCTATTGGAGCAGCTGTTGGTGGATTGGGAGGAGCTTTAGTAGGAGATGCTATGGCAGTAAAATTCTGTCCGGTTTGCGGTACAGAATATCCTCAGGATGTAAAATACTGTCCTAAGGATGGAGTGGAACTGAAATTGAAACAATAA
- the amrA gene encoding AmmeMemoRadiSam system protein A, with translation MLCKEEKRKLLQLARITIESYLKTGVIPPFETKEAGLLEKRGAFVTLKKNGELRGCIGRIYAEEPLYQTIQEMAIEAGFKDPRFYPLRLEELSEIEIEISVLSPLKKIEDIKEIEVGKHGILMRSGLNSGLLLPQVATEYKWTKEEFLKHTAFKAGLSPLAWRDKNTQIYIFSAEVFSESQINTD, from the coding sequence ATGTTGTGTAAGGAAGAGAAAAGAAAACTGCTTCAACTTGCAAGAATAACTATTGAGAGTTATCTTAAAACAGGTGTAATTCCTCCTTTTGAGACAAAAGAAGCCGGACTTTTAGAAAAGCGAGGTGCTTTTGTTACGCTTAAAAAAAATGGAGAACTGCGTGGCTGTATTGGAAGAATTTATGCTGAAGAGCCTCTTTATCAAACTATTCAGGAAATGGCCATTGAGGCGGGTTTTAAAGACCCGCGTTTTTATCCTCTACGGCTAGAAGAGTTATCGGAAATAGAAATAGAAATTTCGGTTTTATCCCCCTTAAAGAAAATTGAAGATATAAAGGAAATTGAAGTAGGAAAACACGGCATTTTAATGCGTAGCGGATTGAATTCCGGGCTTCTTCTGCCGCAAGTAGCCACTGAGTATAAATGGACGAAAGAAGAATTTTTAAAACACACTGCTTTTAAAGCAGGTCTTTCGCCTCTTGCCTGGCGGGATAAAAATACCCAGATTTACATCTTTTCTGCAGAAGTTTTCAGTGAATCACAGATTAACACAGATTGA
- a CDS encoding small multi-drug export protein: MLERIFLFFKNFPPQWAVFLTAMLPVSELRGAIPLGFSLGMPWQKIIIFSLLGNIFPVPFILFLLDPIAEYLREFKLWKKFFNWLYIRTQKKARVIERYKFWGLVIFVGIPLPMTGAWTGAVAASLLDMRFKKALMGISLGIVIAGTIVTFLVLTGKIIISFSFK; the protein is encoded by the coding sequence ATGTTAGAAAGAATTTTTCTTTTCTTCAAAAATTTTCCGCCACAATGGGCAGTTTTCTTAACCGCAATGCTTCCTGTTTCTGAATTACGCGGTGCTATACCGTTAGGTTTTTCCTTAGGGATGCCTTGGCAGAAGATAATTATTTTTTCTTTATTAGGCAATATTTTCCCCGTTCCCTTTATTCTTTTTTTGTTAGATCCCATTGCAGAATATCTTAGAGAATTTAAATTATGGAAGAAATTTTTTAATTGGTTGTATATTCGTACACAAAAAAAAGCAAGAGTTATAGAACGGTATAAATTCTGGGGGTTGGTAATCTTTGTAGGCATTCCTTTGCCAATGACCGGGGCTTGGACAGGAGCGGTTGCTGCTTCTCTTTTAGATATGCGTTTTAAAAAAGCCTTAATGGGAATTTCTTTGGGGATAGTTATTGCAGGAACGATTGTTACTTTTCTGGTATTAACCGGTAAGATAATCATTTCTTTTTCCTTTAAATAG
- a CDS encoding YggT family protein — MFIISNFLLGLARVLNVGLTIIWWLVFIRAIISWVNPDPFNPIVQFLYRSTEPILSPLRRIIPPTFGIDISPLIAFLIIVFLRPFLVNTLIGLALRMQ; from the coding sequence ATGTTTATTATTTCCAATTTCCTGTTGGGTTTAGCAAGGGTTCTAAATGTAGGGCTGACCATTATTTGGTGGTTAGTGTTTATACGAGCGATAATCAGCTGGGTAAATCCCGACCCTTTTAACCCCATTGTGCAATTTCTCTATCGAAGTACTGAACCCATACTTAGCCCTCTAAGAAGGATCATACCGCCTACTTTTGGCATTGATATTTCTCCCTTAATTGCTTTTCTTATAATTGTATTCTTAAGACCTTTTCTCGTAAATACACTTATTGGGCTGGCGTTAAGAATGCAATGA
- a CDS encoding PIG-L family deacetylase yields MKNLREFFPSRERILILSPHPDDDCIGMGATINFLKKKDNIIKIFYLTPGWRGVKENLSCKERINLRKNEAISASKILGIDKKSLKFLFLPFYEKGKVVSEDIQKLTKEIKKFHPLVIFTSGEENDPHLTHKKCWKIIKESLDGLDFFPKVYIYRVWKLLKKFDFYFPFGDEIMELKIEAIKAHRSQLEPKYIKKGMISFWEREESLNKFYGEVLRKKGKIRNFLFAEVFKSCPNNPEKNRGFRDEE; encoded by the coding sequence ATGAAAAACCTTCGTGAATTTTTTCCTTCACGTGAAAGAATCTTAATTCTCTCCCCACACCCTGATGACGACTGTATTGGAATGGGAGCAACCATTAATTTTCTAAAAAAAAAAGATAACATCATCAAAATCTTCTATCTTACTCCAGGATGGAGAGGGGTGAAAGAAAATCTTTCTTGTAAAGAGAGAATCAATTTAAGAAAAAATGAAGCAATTTCTGCCAGTAAAATTTTAGGGATAGATAAAAAATCACTTAAGTTTCTTTTTCTTCCTTTTTATGAAAAAGGAAAAGTTGTTTCTGAGGATATTCAGAAATTAACTAAAGAGATAAAGAAGTTTCACCCCTTGGTGATCTTTACTTCTGGCGAAGAAAATGACCCTCATCTTACTCATAAGAAATGTTGGAAGATAATAAAAGAGAGCTTAGATGGTTTAGATTTTTTTCCTAAGGTATATATTTATCGGGTTTGGAAATTACTCAAAAAATTCGATTTTTATTTTCCCTTTGGAGATGAAATTATGGAATTAAAAATAGAAGCAATCAAAGCACATCGAAGTCAACTTGAGCCAAAATATATTAAAAAAGGAATGATTTCTTTCTGGGAAAGGGAAGAAAGCTTAAACAAATTTTACGGAGAAGTGTTAAGGAAGAAGGGGAAAATAAGAAATTTCTTATTTGCTGAGGTTTTTAAATCCTGCCCAAATAATCCAGAAAAAAATCGCGGTTTCAGGGATGAAGAATGA
- a CDS encoding anion permease, with the protein MENVIAFLILLVGGYIGWTIGANDAANCVGADVGSGKMTIKQGIFITCLFSFLGALLLGSRVVKTIGKGIVPLDKLDPQIGIYIALAACFGAGTWVLIATLRGLPVSTSHSIVGAVAGAGLAIGAEVIWKKLLDIFICWVFTPIGSGVIAYILYRPFRKIFYTIIPKRLINASVVFFIVATSSYLAFTWGANDVANATGIIVGAGIMRQDKAVIYGSIAILLGIITFGYKVIRTVGFGITRLMPLMAIVAEIASGLNIHLYTMFGIPVSTSHSIVGAVVGVGLVKGIKMVKRKMVGEIIFAWALTPLVSGLISFLILKLVRILL; encoded by the coding sequence ATGGAAAATGTAATTGCTTTTTTAATCTTGTTGGTTGGTGGATACATCGGTTGGACAATCGGAGCAAATGACGCGGCGAATTGCGTAGGTGCAGATGTTGGCTCCGGGAAAATGACTATTAAGCAGGGAATATTTATTACCTGCCTTTTTAGTTTTTTAGGGGCGTTACTTTTAGGTTCGCGGGTGGTAAAGACTATTGGTAAAGGAATAGTTCCTTTAGATAAGTTAGATCCGCAAATAGGAATCTATATCGCCCTAGCTGCTTGTTTTGGAGCAGGGACTTGGGTGCTTATTGCTACCTTGCGGGGTTTACCCGTTTCCACCAGCCATTCAATAGTAGGGGCAGTAGCAGGAGCGGGCTTGGCAATAGGAGCAGAAGTAATTTGGAAGAAACTACTAGACATTTTTATCTGCTGGGTTTTTACTCCCATAGGGTCGGGAGTAATCGCTTATATTTTATATAGACCATTTCGTAAGATTTTTTATACCATAATTCCTAAAAGATTAATTAACGCTAGTGTGGTTTTCTTCATTGTAGCCACCAGTAGCTATTTAGCTTTTACGTGGGGGGCGAATGATGTGGCTAATGCTACAGGAATAATCGTCGGAGCAGGAATAATGCGACAGGATAAAGCAGTTATTTATGGAAGCATCGCCATTTTGTTGGGAATAATAACCTTCGGTTATAAAGTTATTCGGACCGTAGGATTTGGAATTACTCGCCTTATGCCACTAATGGCGATTGTAGCTGAAATTGCCAGTGGATTAAATATTCACCTTTATACAATGTTTGGGATACCCGTCTCCACCAGCCATTCGATAGTAGGAGCGGTTGTGGGTGTGGGGTTGGTTAAGGGGATTAAGATGGTAAAAAGAAAGATGGTAGGAGAAATTATCTTTGCTTGGGCATTAACCCCTTTGGTAAGTGGATTGATTTCATTTTTAATTCTTAAGTTAGTAAGAATTTTGTTATAA
- a CDS encoding glycosyltransferase family 2 protein encodes MAMHDNDSVSVVIVDWRSNKLLKNCLNSVFLQTYRNFEIILVENEPLDSFLREILSSFPQLRIIANKKNFFYSFAQNQGIKEAKGEFVLSLNNDIILDRNFLKEVLNTIKMDRKIGIVSGKILSYKGEFIDSTGQFLSRMRKPLERGHREKDIGQFDTPGFVFGACGACAFYRKEMLEAIRIEDGEYFDNNYGLFYEDLDLNWRAQLAGWKAYYNPKAIGYHLRGSSAKVNQPKFRIFKRFEFCYLLPEHKLMLLKNRYATIIKNETTQGFLRNFFFIFIYDLSIWAYLLLFEPSIILRFRKEVKYLLSVFRKERR; translated from the coding sequence ATGGCTATGCATGATAATGATTCCGTCTCAGTGGTTATAGTTGATTGGCGGAGTAACAAGTTACTAAAAAATTGCCTTAACTCAGTATTCCTTCAAACCTACAGGAATTTCGAAATCATCTTAGTAGAAAATGAGCCGCTAGATAGCTTTCTTAGAGAGATATTGAGTTCTTTTCCCCAATTGAGAATTATTGCGAATAAAAAGAATTTTTTTTATTCTTTTGCTCAGAATCAAGGCATCAAGGAGGCAAAGGGAGAGTTTGTTCTTTCTCTAAATAATGATATTATTTTAGATAGAAATTTTCTAAAAGAGGTTTTAAATACTATAAAAATGGATAGAAAGATTGGTATTGTTTCGGGAAAGATTCTTTCTTATAAAGGAGAATTTATCGATTCTACAGGACAGTTTTTATCACGGATGCGTAAACCGTTAGAAAGAGGTCATAGAGAAAAAGACATAGGGCAATTTGATACTCCTGGATTTGTCTTTGGTGCCTGCGGAGCCTGTGCATTTTACAGAAAAGAGATGCTTGAAGCGATAAGAATAGAAGATGGTGAATATTTTGATAACAATTACGGATTATTCTATGAAGACCTGGATTTGAACTGGCGTGCACAATTGGCGGGATGGAAGGCATATTATAATCCGAAGGCAATTGGCTACCATTTGCGGGGAAGTTCTGCAAAAGTTAATCAGCCAAAATTTCGTATATTCAAGCGGTTTGAGTTTTGTTATCTTCTTCCTGAACATAAATTGATGCTTCTGAAAAACAGATATGCTACGATAATTAAAAACGAAACTACCCAAGGTTTTTTAAGAAATTTTTTCTTTATTTTTATATATGATTTATCAATCTGGGCTTATTTACTTTTATTTGAACCATCTATAATCCTTAGGTTCAGAAAGGAGGTGAAATATTTATTGAGCGTTTTTAGAAAAGAAAGGAGGTAA
- the plsY gene encoding glycerol-3-phosphate 1-O-acyltransferase PlsY has product MFIIKVILAFFIGSFPTGFILTKLLKKTDIRKEGSGNIGATNVWRVTGKIPGVLVLVIDILKGYLVVRYLTLCEPISSSLSTFEEKLILGFSVILGHTFSIFLKFKGGKGVATTAGVIFALEPKIFFICLIIWSLVFLIFRYVSLASIITAVLLPLLLLIINRPFFYILFGVSLALLVSYKHIPNIRRIILGNEPKFHL; this is encoded by the coding sequence ATGTTTATAATTAAGGTAATTTTGGCTTTTTTTATTGGTTCTTTTCCCACAGGTTTTATTCTTACAAAACTGCTTAAGAAAACCGACATTCGTAAAGAAGGTAGTGGTAATATTGGCGCTACTAATGTTTGGCGAGTAACCGGAAAGATTCCCGGTGTTTTAGTTTTGGTAATCGATATTTTAAAGGGGTATTTAGTGGTGAGATATCTTACCTTATGTGAACCGATTTCCTCTTCTTTGTCAACTTTTGAAGAAAAATTAATTTTAGGTTTTTCGGTAATTCTGGGACACACCTTTAGTATTTTTTTAAAATTTAAAGGAGGAAAAGGAGTAGCCACAACAGCAGGCGTGATTTTTGCTCTTGAGCCTAAGATATTTTTTATTTGTTTAATTATCTGGTCTTTAGTTTTTCTAATCTTTCGTTATGTCTCCTTGGCTTCCATTATTACCGCTGTTTTGTTACCCCTCTTATTATTAATTATTAACCGTCCATTTTTCTATATTCTTTTTGGGGTTTCACTGGCGCTCTTAGTGAGCTATAAACACATTCCCAATATACGCCGTATAATTTTGGGTAATGAGCCAAAATTCCATTTATAA
- a CDS encoding DUF47 family protein, which produces MKESRNILGWLGMKQEALVLEDARKHVEVTSQTVEWFREAILSFIKGDLENKGKAIEKVRECEREADALRSKMIDRLSEGVLVPPDREDLMHFVKSLDRIADWTNGAARLLDFIEEKLPENILKEISQATEIIFSSISKLKEGIESLMKNDLKQAIRDCNEVELYETKADDQKKVLIGAIIKAKLAASTLLLVYQLAEYMEGVTDKIEDAADFIKVLAIKSG; this is translated from the coding sequence ATGAAAGAGTCAAGGAATATTTTAGGGTGGTTAGGGATGAAGCAGGAAGCGCTTGTTTTAGAAGATGCTCGGAAACATGTGGAAGTTACCTCTCAGACAGTAGAGTGGTTTAGGGAGGCGATTTTGTCATTTATTAAAGGGGATTTAGAAAATAAGGGAAAAGCGATAGAAAAAGTAAGGGAATGCGAACGGGAGGCAGATGCTTTGAGGTCGAAGATGATAGATAGGCTTTCTGAAGGTGTACTGGTTCCTCCTGACAGAGAAGATTTAATGCATTTTGTTAAATCATTGGATAGGATTGCAGATTGGACAAATGGAGCAGCTAGACTCCTTGATTTTATAGAAGAGAAATTACCAGAAAATATTTTAAAGGAAATTTCCCAAGCTACAGAGATAATTTTTAGTTCCATTTCCAAGCTCAAAGAAGGAATTGAATCACTTATGAAAAATGATTTGAAACAAGCAATAAGAGATTGTAATGAAGTAGAGTTATATGAGACGAAAGCGGATGACCAGAAAAAGGTTTTAATTGGAGCGATTATTAAAGCAAAATTGGCTGCCTCTACCTTGCTTTTGGTATACCAATTGGCAGAATATATGGAAGGAGTCACCGATAAGATAGAGGACGCGGCAGATTTTATTAAAGTATTGGCCATTAAGTCGGGATAG
- a CDS encoding protein-L-isoaspartate(D-aspartate) O-methyltransferase has translation MVEDSYSSLKEEMVNNQIIARGIKDERVIGAFLKVPRHRFIPEKNISEAYDDHPLPIGEGQTISQPYMVALMTECLGLKRGERVLEVGTGSGYQTAILAELAHEVYSIERISSLAERAKMILEELGYKNIRIKTGDGTLGWEDFSPYDGIVVTAGSPEVPPPLIDQLKAKGRLVIPLGDSFSQVLTVFEKLENRVKRIEICGCVFVPLVGRYGWYRDS, from the coding sequence ATGGTAGAGGATAGTTATTCTTCTCTTAAGGAAGAGATGGTGAATAATCAAATTATTGCGCGGGGGATAAAGGATGAGCGTGTGATTGGAGCATTTTTAAAAGTTCCTCGGCACCGCTTTATCCCTGAGAAAAATATTAGTGAGGCATATGATGACCATCCTTTACCCATTGGTGAAGGACAGACTATTTCTCAACCCTATATGGTGGCTCTAATGACCGAATGTCTCGGTTTAAAAAGAGGAGAAAGAGTTTTAGAAGTTGGTACAGGTTCAGGCTATCAGACGGCAATTCTGGCTGAGTTGGCGCATGAAGTCTATAGCATAGAAAGAATTTCTTCTTTAGCAGAAAGAGCAAAAATGATATTAGAGGAGTTGGGTTATAAGAATATAAGGATAAAAACAGGAGACGGAACCCTTGGTTGGGAAGATTTTTCTCCTTATGATGGGATAGTAGTTACTGCTGGTTCTCCCGAGGTCCCTCCTCCCTTGATTGATCAGTTGAAAGCAAAAGGGCGTTTAGTAATTCCTTTGGGTGATTCTTTCTCGCAGGTTCTAACCGTTTTTGAAAAATTAGAAAATAGGGTTAAAAGGATAGAAATTTGTGGTTGTGTTTTTGTTCCCTTAGTGGGTAGATATGGTTGGTATAGGGACAGTTGA
- a CDS encoding NYN domain-containing protein — protein sequence MSLHFIIDGYNLMKQVPYILKKKAFRDREGFIRFIDEERLCGSKNNKITVVFDGREDVFGLSTYSTIEVIFTKRETADEKIKRLIEKSLYKNILVVISDDNEIKYFAKSQGVRVMGAEDFLSKMKNKKNFLVQEEKKISLESSKGIEITRELERIWLKKKEK from the coding sequence ATGAGTTTACATTTTATTATCGACGGATATAATTTGATGAAACAGGTTCCCTACATTCTGAAAAAAAAGGCATTCAGAGATAGAGAAGGTTTTATCCGTTTTATTGATGAGGAAAGACTTTGTGGGAGTAAGAATAATAAAATTACCGTTGTCTTTGACGGTAGAGAAGACGTGTTTGGCTTAAGTACATATTCTACAATAGAAGTAATTTTTACTAAAAGAGAGACTGCGGATGAGAAAATAAAGAGGCTGATAGAAAAGAGTTTGTATAAAAATATTTTAGTTGTCATAAGTGATGATAATGAGATAAAATATTTTGCCAAAAGTCAAGGGGTGCGAGTAATGGGAGCAGAGGATTTTTTATCCAAGATGAAAAATAAAAAGAATTTTCTTGTTCAGGAAGAGAAAAAGATTAGTCTTGAGAGTAGTAAGGGGATAGAAATTACTAGAGAGCTGGAAAGGATATGGCTGAAGAAAAAGGAAAAGTAA
- a CDS encoding glycosyltransferase family 2 protein, with protein sequence MKVCVLIPTYNEAKTIGWLIRRIKELGINEIVVVDDGSTDNTVQLAKDNGAEVLRNINNLGKGNSLRRGFSYCLEKNFDIVITIDGDGQHSPEEIPHFIDFFKHHRVDVIVGNRMHHPEGMPLIRFLTNKLMSKIISFLIHQEIPDTQCGLRLLRREVLEKINLRTDNFEIESEILIEAGRRGFVVFSLPIKTIYLHETISQINPILDSLRFINFVFKIILRW encoded by the coding sequence ATGAAAGTATGCGTGCTTATTCCCACCTATAATGAAGCAAAGACCATCGGTTGGTTGATTCGCCGAATTAAAGAACTTGGGATAAACGAGATAGTTGTTGTGGACGATGGTTCTACCGATAATACTGTTCAACTTGCTAAAGATAATGGCGCAGAAGTATTGAGAAACATTAATAATCTCGGTAAAGGGAATTCCTTAAGGAGAGGTTTTTCTTATTGTTTGGAGAAAAATTTTGATATAGTAATTACAATAGATGGAGATGGTCAACATAGCCCTGAAGAAATTCCTCATTTTATTGATTTTTTTAAGCACCATCGGGTTGATGTCATTGTGGGAAACCGCATGCATCATCCAGAAGGAATGCCTTTGATTCGTTTTCTTACCAATAAATTAATGTCTAAAATAATTTCCTTTTTGATTCATCAAGAAATTCCTGATACTCAATGTGGTTTGAGATTATTGCGAAGGGAGGTCTTGGAAAAGATTAATCTTCGCACCGATAATTTTGAGATAGAATCGGAGATTTTAATTGAGGCGGGGAGAAGAGGTTTTGTCGTTTTTTCACTTCCGATAAAAACTATTTATTTACACGAAACCATCAGCCAAATAAACCCTATTCTAGACTCTTTGCGTTTTATAAATTTTGTTTTTAAAATTATCCTGAGATGGTAG
- the amrB gene encoding AmmeMemoRadiSam system protein B, with protein sequence MQNKRPRLTAVFLSTIYYLLFTIFSFAQEEVRQPVVSGLFYPANSEKLRATIESFLNKVQTPLIEGEIRGLIAPHAGYEYSGEVAAFSYKLLQNKKFDTVVILAPSHGVFIEKAKVFDKGDFLTPLGLVPIDKELINKLISLEITRDTQAHKYEHAIEVQLPFLQVVLKEFKIVPILINTLELGECKKIAQRIAPAIRDKNFLILASTDLSHYHNYQTARDMDNFTLSLIEQNRSIDLEKALKNGTAELCGGGAVLTLMFLMRELGMDRIKVLKYANSGDTSFDFSRVVGYASVVFYREKGAFLSNEAKKELLKIARETLEVYLKEGKIPEFKVENPFLLEKRGAFVTLKKKDSLRGCIGNFEPLPLYSQIQRVSLSSALNDPRFPAVRPEELKDIEIEISILSPTQEIKSLDELELGKHGIYVTDGLRSGVFLPQVALETGWSKEEFLRNCFVEKAGLPPDAWEKGTKVFVFTAEVFSESDR encoded by the coding sequence ATGCAAAACAAAAGACCAAGATTAACCGCGGTTTTCCTATCTACTATATACTACCTACTATTTACTATTTTCTCTTTTGCTCAAGAAGAAGTCCGCCAGCCCGTAGTAAGTGGTTTATTTTATCCAGCAAACTCTGAGAAATTAAGAGCAACGATTGAAAGTTTTCTGAATAAAGTCCAAACTCCTCTTATCGAGGGAGAAATTAGAGGTTTAATCGCACCTCATGCAGGTTATGAGTATTCAGGAGAAGTTGCCGCGTTTTCTTATAAGCTTCTTCAAAATAAGAAATTTGATACCGTGGTTATTCTTGCTCCCAGCCATGGCGTTTTTATTGAGAAAGCCAAGGTTTTTGATAAAGGGGATTTTCTAACTCCCTTAGGGTTAGTTCCCATCGATAAAGAATTGATAAATAAGCTAATTTCTTTAGAGATAACTCGCGATACCCAAGCGCACAAGTACGAGCATGCTATAGAGGTGCAATTACCTTTCTTACAGGTTGTCTTAAAAGAATTTAAAATTGTTCCCATTTTGATTAATACGCTAGAACTTGGCGAATGTAAGAAAATTGCGCAAAGAATTGCCCCAGCGATAAGGGATAAGAATTTTCTTATCCTCGCTTCCACTGACTTGTCCCATTATCACAATTATCAAACAGCCAGAGATATGGATAATTTTACCCTTAGTTTGATTGAGCAAAATAGATCCATTGATTTAGAAAAGGCTTTAAAAAATGGAACTGCTGAACTTTGTGGCGGAGGTGCAGTGCTTACCCTTATGTTTTTAATGAGGGAGTTAGGTATGGATAGAATAAAAGTTCTTAAGTATGCTAATTCGGGAGATACAAGTTTTGATTTCTCGAGGGTAGTGGGATATGCGAGTGTAGTTTTTTATAGAGAAAAAGGCGCTTTTTTGAGTAATGAGGCAAAAAAGGAACTCTTAAAAATCGCCCGCGAAACATTAGAAGTTTATTTAAAAGAGGGTAAAATACCGGAATTTAAAGTTGAAAATCCTTTCCTGTTGGAGAAAAGAGGCGCATTTGTTACACTGAAAAAGAAAGATTCTTTACGCGGTTGTATTGGCAATTTTGAACCGCTCCCTTTATATTCCCAGATTCAAAGAGTAAGTTTGTCCTCTGCTTTAAACGACCCTCGTTTTCCTGCGGTGCGTCCTGAGGAGTTAAAGGATATTGAGATTGAAATATCGATTCTTTCTCCAACGCAGGAAATAAAATCTCTTGATGAACTTGAATTAGGCAAGCACGGAATTTATGTTACTGATGGGTTGCGCAGTGGAGTTTTCCTTCCACAGGTTGCTTTGGAAACAGGTTGGTCGAAAGAAGAGTTTTTAAGAAATTGCTTTGTGGAAAAAGCGGGACTTCCACCCGATGCCTGGGAGAAAGGGACAAAGGTATTTGTTTTTACTGCTGAGGTCTTTTCTGAATCAGATAGATGA